From one Magnolia sinica isolate HGM2019 chromosome 18, MsV1, whole genome shotgun sequence genomic stretch:
- the LOC131233648 gene encoding zinc finger BED domain-containing protein RICESLEEPER 2-like, translating to MESEGLSNTPSPAPGGRSITSPMILEDEGLGLEHEEVPVDIDTSTTQSHVAGKMKKRSAVWDDFEEVTLKNGQVKIQCKHCKSQYAKQSDGSTTTLKKHISKCQKKMRSAATQQTLSFSQSAMGPLVSIYKYDKELVNELTAKLIITDERPFQMVESPAFVGLARCLNPKYEKVSRTTIKRVCMKIYEGEKVKLKRELVTQAISRISLTSDLWTASNQRKGYMSLTAHYVDAEWRLCKRIINFRYLAPPHSGLMISDCIHRCLMEWGIEKKISTITLDNASANDSVIMNLRNQFRATSDLYFGGKIFHVRCCAHILNLIVQEGLKTIDPTIENIRESVKYIRGSPSRLHVWNEIVKRLNLSTQRTMKLDVTTRWNSTFEMLDSAIDLRLAFSHYAQRDSAYVWLPSEDDWSVAESVRKFLFVFYNSTKKFSGSKYPTSNIFLPELWKVKDALHKGNTGQDFLHFMTMGMQVKFDKYWSECSLVMGVAVVLDPRYKMIMIDFICSKLYGAMGVAEAEKISDAVSELYNLYVCTAKEQSSHVGSSSAVDESQEDTIDDFMSYYAQRKGTQIRMPRSELEEYLNEDLLVVKSKGDDFDILEWWRTKSGNLQYPVLSLMARDILSIPISTVASESAFSTGSRVVSKYRSSLTPESVEALICSQDWLRPMWGKENSVDEEFDEEESEKIDETVPATAM from the coding sequence acaGTCTCATGTTGcgggaaaaatgaaaaagaggtcGGCAGTGTGGgacgattttgaagaagtaaccctgaagaATGGCCAAGTGAAGATACAATGTAAGCACTGTAAGAGTCAGTACGCTAAGCAATCAGATGGGTCAACCACAACGTTGAAGAAACATATTTCAAAGTGTCAGAAAAAAATGAGAAGTGCGGCAAcgcaacaaacactttcattttcacAATCTGCAATGGGTCCATTGGTGTCCATCTACAAGTACGACAAGGAGCTGGTGAATGAGTTGACGGCCAAGTTAATTATTAcagatgaaagaccatttcagatggtagagagtcctGCTTTTGTTGGACTAGCCAGATGCCTTAACCCCAAatacgagaaggtctctcgtacaacaatcaagagggtgtgtatgaagatATATGAAGGCGAGAAGGTTAAGTTAAAAAGAGAGTTGGTAACGCAAGCGATTTCCCGAATTAGCCtaacatcagatttgtggacggcatccaatcaacgaaaggggtatatgtccctaactgctcactacgttgatgctgaatggaggctttgcaagagaataataaactttcgttatctggcacctcctcatagtggtttgatgatttcagactgcatacacagatgtcttatggagtggggaattgagaagaagatctcCACAATTACTCTAGATaatgcctctgcaaatgatagcgtgataatgaatttgcgtaaccagtttagggccaccagtgacttgtattttggtggaaagatatttcatgttaggtgttgtgcccacatcttaaacttgattgtacaagaggGCCTTAAAACAATCGATCCCACCATCGAGAatataagagaaagtgtgaagtacatacgggggtcaccttcacgattacatgtatggaatgagatcgtgaagcgattgaatttgtcaactcagagaacGATGAAGTTGGACGTCACGACACgctggaattcaacttttgaaatgttggattcagcgataGATTTGAGACttgcattctctcactatgcacagcgtgatagtgcgtatgtttggctgccttctgaagatgattggtcagtagctgaatcagttcgtaagttcctttttgttttttacaaCAGCACAAAGAAATTTTCGGGCAGTAAGTATCCAACATCAAATATATTTTTGcctgaactttggaaggtaaaagatgccttgcACAAAGGCAATACTGGACAAGACTTTTTACACTTTATGACCATGGGTATGCAAGTAAAGTTTGATAAAtattggtctgagtgtagtctgGTAATGGGTGTTGCGGTCGTTCTTGATCCTCGATACAAGATGATTATGATTGACTTCATATGTAGTAAGTTGTATGGTGCGATGGGTGTTGCTGAGGCCGAAAAGATTTCTGATGCGGTCAgtgaattgtacaatttgtatGTGTGCACGGCAAAAGAACAATCTTCTCATGTGGGTTCTAGTTCCGCAGTTGATGAATCGCAAGAAGACAcaatagatgatttcatgtcttactatGCACAGCGGAAAGGGACTCAAATACGAATGCCtagatcagaacttgaagagTATCTCAATGAGGATCTTTTAGTTGTAAAATCCAAAGgtgatgattttgatattttggagtggtggaggacAAAATCCGGTAATTTACAGTACCCTGTGCTCTCATTAATGGCACGtgatatattatcaattccaatttcaactgtggcttcagaatctgcttttagtacagggagtagggtcgtaagcaagtatagaagctcacttacacccgaatcggttgaagcgctcatttgtagtcaggattggctgcgtccaatgtgggggaaagagaactctgttgatgaggagttcgatgaagaggagagtgagaAGATAGATGAGACAGTGCCTGCAACTGCGATGTGA